In Luteimonas viscosa, the following proteins share a genomic window:
- a CDS encoding dienelactone hydrolase family protein, translating to MSDLPTMLRARLGLADPVPVEFQRGDVHEAEGYDRQRIEYRGLEGDRIPAFLFTPRGRDTRGGVVVFHQHNGEFHFGKSEVAGEVGDAFQAFGPALARRGVAVLAPDAITFEDRRGAVQGVEPDYYDWLQHYNAMSYRLLDGDVLMRKCLDDAQRALSVLLQATGIDGRRVGVAGHSYGGYTALYHAAVDARCRFACISGAVCSFGTRRREGTGITLFEAVPGLAREIDTHDVLAAIGPRPTMVVSGTQDKYSRDADQVVAKVTGDFITELRVDRGHALDQERFDAIVAWIGERMSDR from the coding sequence ATGAGCGACCTCCCCACGATGCTGCGTGCGCGCCTCGGGCTTGCCGACCCGGTTCCGGTGGAGTTCCAGCGCGGCGACGTCCACGAAGCGGAAGGATACGACCGGCAACGGATCGAATACCGCGGCCTCGAAGGCGACCGCATTCCCGCGTTCCTGTTCACGCCGAGGGGCCGCGACACGCGCGGCGGCGTGGTGGTCTTCCACCAGCACAACGGCGAGTTCCACTTCGGCAAGAGCGAGGTCGCCGGCGAGGTGGGCGACGCGTTCCAGGCCTTCGGCCCGGCACTCGCCCGGCGCGGCGTTGCCGTGCTGGCGCCCGACGCCATCACCTTCGAGGATCGGCGCGGCGCGGTCCAGGGCGTGGAACCGGACTATTACGACTGGCTCCAGCACTACAACGCCATGAGCTACCGCCTGCTCGACGGCGACGTGCTGATGCGCAAGTGCCTGGACGACGCCCAGCGGGCCCTGAGCGTCCTGCTCCAGGCCACCGGGATCGACGGGCGCCGCGTGGGCGTGGCAGGCCATTCGTACGGCGGCTACACGGCGCTCTACCACGCGGCGGTGGATGCACGCTGCAGATTCGCCTGCATCAGCGGCGCCGTGTGCAGCTTCGGGACGCGCCGCCGGGAAGGCACGGGGATCACCCTGTTCGAGGCCGTGCCGGGGCTCGCGCGGGAGATCGACACGCACGATGTCCTTGCCGCGATCGGACCCAGGCCGACGATGGTCGTGTCGGGCACCCAGGACAAGTATTCGCGGGATGCGGACCAGGTCGTGGCCAAGGTGACCGGCGACTTCATCACCGAGCTCCGCGTCGACCGCGGGCACGCGTTGGATCAGGAGCGATTCGATGCAATCGTGGCGTGGATCGGCGAGCGCATGTCCGACCGGTGA
- a CDS encoding DUF3658 domain-containing protein, with protein MERPNEYEPEDEQPDPEELELIAALSAEQVQAIDAALLAAADSKWRKVAFLIAMAMTRPDRIPGIPDVYYAQRVREMVFSGTLEAQGVLSRMRYSEVRISSQVGGHEA; from the coding sequence GTGGAACGTCCTAACGAGTATGAGCCCGAGGATGAGCAACCTGACCCGGAGGAGCTTGAGCTAATTGCGGCGCTGAGCGCTGAGCAAGTTCAGGCCATAGATGCAGCATTACTGGCCGCCGCTGATTCAAAGTGGCGCAAGGTCGCTTTTCTCATCGCCATGGCAATGACCAGGCCGGATCGTATTCCTGGAATCCCTGACGTTTACTATGCTCAGCGTGTTCGAGAGATGGTCTTTAGCGGCACGCTTGAGGCACAAGGAGTGCTGTCACGCATGCGGTACAGCGAGGTTCGTATTTCCAGCCAAGTTGGCGGGCATGAGGCCTAA
- a CDS encoding PepSY-associated TM helix domain-containing protein — protein MRTRLALLAWHRWFGLGASLWLLLLALTGSAITFYDELDTWLNPDLRTTGEVAVTTDARAPLQLAIARAQEAVPGFEPWIVELPHAPGRTLWMLGHQESGGVERDFQLFSHPADGRVLGWREQGRFALDRRHAMDVLYGLHVDLMLGPVATWLFGLVSLLWLLDHLAAAWLSLPRLAAWRDAFRLAGPPGSGRRRHDRHRAPGMWLLVLTLVMSLTGVTLAWPEASRDAVGVLSPVSGRLDRTMPPATDTPRTLDIDTAIARVHAQQPDARIHSVRILPRVGAYAVRTFDPRDVDQQGRLWTYVAMDDGRLLGQRHDRGESAGDAFFVWQYALHSGQAFGLPGRVAVFVSGLGTALVCVTGVMLWWRRRRAVRGATGGDAVRSTLG, from the coding sequence GTGCGCACGCGCCTTGCGTTGCTGGCCTGGCATCGCTGGTTCGGGCTGGGTGCGTCGCTGTGGCTGCTGCTGCTCGCGCTGACCGGCAGCGCGATCACCTTCTACGACGAGCTCGATACCTGGCTCAATCCTGACCTGCGCACGACAGGCGAGGTCGCCGTCACGACGGACGCGAGGGCACCGCTGCAACTTGCGATCGCGCGCGCGCAGGAGGCAGTACCCGGTTTCGAGCCGTGGATCGTCGAACTCCCGCACGCACCGGGACGCACGCTGTGGATGCTGGGGCACCAGGAAAGCGGCGGCGTCGAACGCGACTTCCAGCTGTTCTCGCACCCGGCCGACGGTCGCGTGCTGGGTTGGCGCGAACAGGGCCGCTTCGCGCTCGACCGCCGCCATGCAATGGACGTGCTGTACGGTCTGCACGTCGACCTGATGCTCGGCCCGGTGGCGACCTGGTTGTTCGGCCTGGTGTCGCTGCTGTGGCTGCTCGACCACCTGGCGGCGGCGTGGTTGTCGCTGCCGCGCCTGGCCGCATGGCGCGATGCCTTTCGCCTCGCCGGGCCGCCCGGCAGCGGCCGGCGTCGCCACGACCGGCACCGCGCCCCCGGCATGTGGTTGCTGGTGCTGACGCTGGTGATGTCGCTCACCGGCGTGACCCTGGCCTGGCCCGAGGCCAGCCGCGACGCGGTGGGCGTGCTGTCGCCGGTGTCCGGACGCCTGGACCGGACCATGCCGCCCGCGACCGACACGCCGCGCACGCTCGACATCGACACGGCCATCGCCCGCGTGCACGCGCAGCAGCCCGACGCGCGCATCCACAGCGTGCGCATCCTGCCGCGCGTGGGCGCGTACGCCGTGCGCACCTTCGACCCGCGCGACGTCGACCAGCAGGGCCGCCTGTGGACCTACGTGGCGATGGACGACGGCCGCCTGCTCGGCCAGCGCCACGACCGCGGCGAAAGCGCCGGCGATGCCTTCTTCGTCTGGCAGTACGCCCTGCACTCGGGCCAGGCGTTCGGCCTGCCGGGCAGGGTTGCGGTGTTCGTGTCGGGGCTCGGTACGGCGCTGGTGTGCGTGACCGGGGTGATGTTGTGGTGGCGTCGGCGGCGAGCGGTGCGCGGAGCGACTGGCGGGGACGCGGTTCGATCGACCCTTGGGTAG
- a CDS encoding TonB-dependent receptor, producing the protein MSTTSLPARQARRPSAGRQLAAAIALAMPAMASAQDVAAPDSDPVALDQVVVVGAMTDEVLDREDIELTQAGDLADLFRAIPSVQVGGGVGLAQKIYVRGLEDSLLNVTVDGAPQRGTLFHHVGRVSIEPELLETVDVQAGPGEATSGFGAIGGAIRFRTRNPVDLLQPGRDAGGLLKAGWMSNAGHKASATAFGRLSGDIGILASFVRVDRDDYEDGDGTTLRGTGADQRLGFVKIGGEFGDGHRLAASYEVRREEGDFGARPNWPVLEGEPLFPVEGERRTAVLNYGVAVSDALELEATGYRTESTFVQDRFDRWGRYGADIDTWGFDLRGRWRAGAHRITAGIEHRDDSVSSQYLAEAATWQPWAWDPAIGRFEEQGRLLGVYVQDHWQVSEPLLLSFGARYDDYDLDLTTYGGGTDSDGVSLNAGGRWRLTPELTLNAGYAEAFRGKEIGDAFTLEQRPGRLTLSPTLQPEQVDNTELGLAWARDGVSASAVVYRMSIDDVVLDQLYSGPPPQGGVYYENVGTFRSEGVELRAGIIRGAFSADAYYNRYDSRLNDRRIEGYEHIALGNSMGDNWNLMLGYRPDDRFGLQLGVTHVEDLDDVEVLFRDVELGYLPDTQFVDKPGYTVVDLFARWQPLASDRFELFAGVYNLFDRSYRAHASVADYTAIPDYELVAGLNEPGRNFRLGATVRF; encoded by the coding sequence ATGTCCACCACGTCCTTGCCCGCGCGCCAGGCGCGCCGTCCGTCTGCCGGCCGCCAGCTAGCGGCCGCGATCGCCCTGGCCATGCCCGCGATGGCATCGGCCCAGGACGTGGCCGCGCCCGACTCCGATCCGGTCGCGCTCGACCAGGTGGTCGTCGTCGGCGCCATGACCGACGAGGTACTCGACCGCGAGGACATCGAGCTCACCCAGGCCGGCGACCTGGCCGACCTGTTCCGCGCCATCCCCTCGGTGCAGGTGGGCGGGGGCGTGGGGCTGGCGCAGAAGATCTACGTGCGCGGGCTGGAGGATTCGCTGCTCAACGTCACCGTCGATGGCGCGCCCCAGCGCGGCACCCTGTTCCACCACGTGGGCCGGGTCTCGATCGAGCCGGAACTGCTGGAAACGGTCGACGTGCAGGCCGGCCCGGGCGAGGCGACCTCGGGCTTCGGTGCGATCGGCGGTGCGATCCGCTTCCGCACCCGCAACCCGGTGGACCTGCTGCAGCCCGGCCGCGATGCCGGTGGGCTGCTCAAGGCCGGCTGGATGAGCAACGCCGGCCACAAGGCCAGCGCCACCGCATTCGGGCGGCTGTCGGGCGACATCGGCATCCTCGCCTCGTTCGTACGCGTGGACCGCGACGATTACGAGGACGGCGACGGCACCACCCTGCGCGGCACCGGCGCCGACCAGCGCCTGGGCTTCGTCAAGATCGGCGGCGAATTCGGCGACGGCCATCGGCTCGCCGCCAGCTACGAGGTGCGCCGCGAGGAAGGCGACTTCGGCGCGCGTCCCAACTGGCCGGTGCTGGAGGGCGAGCCGCTGTTCCCGGTGGAAGGCGAGCGCCGCACCGCGGTGCTGAACTACGGCGTGGCCGTCAGCGACGCCTTGGAACTCGAAGCGACGGGCTACCGCACCGAATCCACATTCGTGCAGGACCGCTTCGATCGCTGGGGCCGCTACGGCGCCGACATCGACACATGGGGCTTCGACCTGCGCGGCCGCTGGCGTGCCGGCGCGCATCGCATCACCGCCGGCATCGAGCATCGCGACGACAGCGTGTCCAGCCAGTACCTCGCCGAGGCCGCCACCTGGCAGCCCTGGGCCTGGGATCCGGCGATCGGACGGTTCGAGGAGCAGGGCCGCCTGCTCGGCGTCTACGTTCAGGACCACTGGCAGGTGAGCGAGCCGCTGCTGCTGAGCTTCGGCGCGCGCTACGACGACTACGACCTCGACCTCACCACCTACGGCGGCGGCACCGACAGCGACGGCGTGAGCCTCAACGCCGGCGGCCGCTGGCGCCTGACGCCCGAGCTCACCCTCAACGCCGGCTACGCGGAGGCGTTCCGCGGCAAGGAGATCGGCGACGCGTTCACGCTCGAGCAGCGCCCGGGCCGCCTCACGCTGTCGCCGACCCTGCAGCCGGAACAGGTGGACAACACCGAACTCGGCTTGGCCTGGGCGCGCGACGGCGTCAGCGCGTCCGCCGTGGTCTATCGCATGAGCATCGACGACGTGGTGCTCGACCAGCTCTACAGCGGCCCGCCGCCGCAGGGCGGGGTGTACTACGAGAACGTCGGCACGTTCCGCTCGGAGGGCGTGGAACTGCGCGCAGGCATCATCCGCGGCGCGTTCTCGGCCGATGCCTACTACAACCGCTACGACTCGCGCCTCAACGATCGCCGGATCGAGGGCTACGAACATATCGCGCTCGGCAACTCCATGGGCGACAACTGGAACCTGATGCTCGGCTACCGCCCGGACGACCGCTTCGGCCTGCAACTGGGCGTGACCCACGTGGAAGACCTGGACGATGTCGAGGTGCTGTTCCGCGACGTCGAGCTCGGCTACCTGCCCGACACGCAGTTCGTCGACAAGCCCGGCTACACCGTGGTCGACCTCTTCGCGCGCTGGCAGCCGCTGGCCAGCGACCGCTTCGAACTGTTCGCCGGCGTCTACAACCTGTTCGACCGCAGCTACCGCGCCCACGCCAGCGTGGCCGACTACACCGCGATCCCGGACTACGAACTCGTCGCCGGGCTCAACGAACCCGGACGCAACTTCCGGCTTGGCGCGACCGTGCGCTTCTGA
- a CDS encoding glycosyl hydrolase 115 family protein, with product MTTRPGLRAWCLASALFASGATLACDTPVTVCERVTPSDFALLDGGVPATVLVDAGADSAVRRVAASLAEDLGRVGGSVPEVLTAADGVDGPIVVVGVQGDSAWIDGLVAAGKLRLDDIGGQWEAFQLAVVDQPWPGVAQALVIAGSDRRGAVFGAYDLSERIGVSPWHWFADVPVTRRATVRVTAGERSDRPGVRYRGIFINDEDPALSGWAKKKFGGVNADMYAHVFELLLRLKGNYLWPAMWAPKSFHLDDPRSAALAHEMGVVMGTSHHEPLTRAQAEWHRLEDDPSTGGEWDYARNGRNLRTFWRGGLERMMRGAGGGMHENLLTIGMRGDGDAPMSEGTATDLLERVVADQRRLIEEVTGRPASEVPQMWALYKEVQDYYDQGMTVPDDVTLLFADDNWGQIRRLPTRDLGRAGGFGVYYHFDYVGVPRNYKWLNTNQIGKVWQQMDLAWQRGARDIWIVNVGDIKPVEYPLDFFMDMAWGPERMTPEALAAYPEDWAAQQFGAELGAEVGALMTEYSRLAARRKPELVNEGTYALGEIRPDVLVRGEWSGIVEDWRALVARLDAVRPRVPEAARPAFFQLVDYPIQAVANLYEMYFATAWNQRLAARFDPRGNVFLEQAERAYARDAELVREYHTLLDGKWDKMMSQVHTNYVIWNDPVRQNPPVLIRTAGDVPEKMRNARAVFVDPESGAGPIRIDAVDVDRGVAAVGIAWSPVPDLGQGRAALVALPQGRPPTTPSAAPRAEYDVTLPENEGIELRLRLAPTLDTVGSGGVRIGVSFGDGPMQTLVSELEPTGGGAEKPGQKRWYAAVIDNRVDLVATFDALPAGRHALKLWRLDDNAVVEVLEIVPQ from the coding sequence TTGACCACACGACCCGGACTGCGCGCCTGGTGTCTTGCATCCGCGCTGTTCGCCAGCGGCGCCACCCTGGCCTGCGACACGCCCGTCACGGTCTGCGAACGTGTCACTCCCAGCGACTTCGCGCTGCTCGACGGCGGCGTGCCGGCCACGGTGCTTGTGGATGCCGGTGCCGACTCCGCGGTGCGGCGGGTAGCCGCTTCGCTGGCGGAAGACCTCGGCCGCGTCGGCGGTTCGGTACCAGAAGTGCTGACCGCGGCCGACGGCGTCGACGGACCGATCGTCGTGGTCGGCGTGCAGGGCGACAGCGCGTGGATCGACGGCCTCGTGGCCGCCGGCAAGCTGCGTCTCGATGACATCGGTGGACAGTGGGAGGCGTTCCAGCTCGCCGTGGTCGACCAGCCCTGGCCGGGCGTGGCGCAGGCGCTGGTGATCGCCGGGTCGGACCGGCGCGGCGCGGTGTTCGGTGCCTACGACCTGTCCGAGCGCATCGGCGTCTCGCCCTGGCACTGGTTCGCCGACGTGCCGGTGACGCGGCGCGCGACCGTGCGCGTGACCGCGGGCGAACGCAGCGACCGTCCCGGCGTGCGCTACCGCGGCATCTTCATCAACGACGAGGACCCGGCGCTCAGCGGCTGGGCGAAGAAGAAGTTCGGCGGCGTCAATGCCGACATGTACGCCCACGTGTTCGAACTGCTGCTGCGGCTCAAGGGCAACTACCTGTGGCCGGCGATGTGGGCGCCCAAGTCCTTCCACCTGGACGATCCGCGCAGCGCGGCGCTGGCGCACGAGATGGGCGTGGTGATGGGCACCTCGCACCACGAACCGCTCACGCGCGCGCAGGCCGAGTGGCACCGGCTCGAGGACGATCCTTCCACCGGCGGCGAGTGGGACTACGCGCGCAACGGCCGGAACCTGCGCACGTTCTGGCGCGGCGGCCTGGAACGCATGATGCGCGGCGCCGGCGGCGGCATGCACGAGAACCTGCTGACGATCGGCATGCGCGGCGACGGCGACGCGCCGATGAGCGAAGGCACCGCGACCGACCTGCTGGAGCGGGTGGTGGCCGACCAGCGCCGCCTGATCGAGGAGGTCACCGGCAGGCCCGCGTCCGAGGTGCCGCAGATGTGGGCGCTGTACAAGGAAGTGCAGGACTACTACGACCAGGGCATGACCGTTCCCGACGACGTCACCCTGCTGTTCGCCGACGACAACTGGGGCCAGATCCGGCGCCTGCCCACGCGCGACCTCGGGCGTGCCGGCGGCTTCGGCGTGTACTACCACTTCGACTACGTGGGCGTGCCGCGCAACTACAAGTGGCTCAACACCAACCAGATCGGCAAGGTCTGGCAGCAGATGGACCTGGCCTGGCAGCGCGGCGCGCGCGACATCTGGATCGTGAACGTCGGCGACATCAAGCCGGTCGAGTATCCGCTCGACTTCTTCATGGACATGGCCTGGGGGCCGGAGCGCATGACGCCCGAGGCGCTGGCGGCCTATCCCGAAGACTGGGCCGCGCAGCAGTTCGGCGCGGAACTGGGCGCAGAGGTCGGCGCCTTGATGACGGAGTACTCCCGGCTGGCGGCGCGCCGCAAGCCGGAGCTGGTGAACGAGGGCACCTATGCGCTGGGCGAGATCCGTCCCGACGTTCTGGTCCGCGGCGAGTGGAGCGGGATCGTCGAGGACTGGCGCGCGCTCGTCGCCCGGCTCGATGCGGTGCGGCCGCGCGTCCCGGAGGCGGCGCGGCCGGCCTTCTTCCAGCTGGTGGACTATCCGATCCAGGCGGTGGCGAACCTCTACGAGATGTACTTCGCCACCGCCTGGAACCAGCGCCTGGCCGCGCGCTTCGATCCGCGCGGCAACGTGTTCCTCGAGCAGGCCGAACGCGCGTATGCGCGCGATGCAGAACTGGTGCGCGAGTACCACACGCTGCTGGACGGCAAGTGGGACAAAATGATGTCCCAGGTGCACACGAACTACGTGATCTGGAACGACCCGGTGCGGCAGAACCCGCCGGTGCTGATCCGCACCGCGGGCGACGTGCCGGAGAAGATGCGCAACGCGCGCGCGGTGTTCGTGGATCCCGAGTCCGGCGCCGGCCCGATCCGCATCGATGCCGTCGATGTCGATCGTGGCGTCGCCGCGGTTGGCATCGCCTGGTCCCCTGTTCCCGATCTCGGCCAGGGTCGCGCGGCCCTCGTGGCGCTGCCGCAGGGCCGGCCGCCGACTACGCCGTCGGCGGCGCCGCGCGCGGAATACGACGTGACCCTGCCGGAAAACGAGGGCATCGAGCTGCGGCTGCGCCTGGCGCCGACGCTCGACACCGTCGGCAGCGGTGGCGTGCGCATAGGCGTATCGTTCGGCGACGGCCCGATGCAGACCCTTGTATCGGAACTCGAGCCGACCGGCGGTGGTGCAGAGAAGCCCGGACAGAAGCGCTGGTACGCGGCGGTGATCGACAACCGTGTCGACCTCGTGGCGACCTTCGACGCGCTGCCGGCGGGCCGCCACGCGTTGAAGCTGTGGCGACTGGACGACAACGCCGTGGTGGAGGTGCTGGAGATCGTGCCGCAATGA